The Cydia splendana chromosome Z, ilCydSple1.2, whole genome shotgun sequence genome window below encodes:
- the LOC134805090 gene encoding 4'-phosphopantetheine phosphatase translates to MEHFGLSHILQEPDKYNPDTLDLLVDDEAREYWLNTCERLVERNVNYALANMDDPTVEIRALKYKTCYVEALKELRINPLAHGQLTIRLLLDINETCLRSQGFFDLWKQQKKYDNENALAMLSSRLAEIDAIPNDRQRWVELCRGVLAGNMFDCGAQAVAAILDCGLYGALQKIQNRPWLYDGLDKWLDKLETTVHRCAAIFVDNSGVDIVLGVLPFVRALILRGTSVILCANEWPALNDVTNVELEDIVQQAALICPVISAALAMGDLVVRSSGQRGPCLDLRTINIGLCTEMKMRGVDLIILEGMGRAVHTNFKKINTRFAVDSLKLAVVKNAWLAQRLGGPLFSVIFIYEDKPTQP, encoded by the exons ATGGAACACTTCGGTCTCTCACACATTTTGCAAGAACCGGATAAATATAATCCAGATACTTTGGACTTGCTAGTCGACGATGAGGCGAGAGAATATTGGCTCAACACCTGCGAAAGACTTGTTGAAAGAAATGTGAATTACGCACTGGCCAACATGGATGATCCGACTGTAGAAATACGAGCACTAAAATATAAGACATGTTACGTGGAGGCCCTTAAAGAATTGAGAATTAATCCACT TGCTCATGGGCAGTTGACAATACGATTACTTCTTGACATCAACGAAACATGCCTTCGTTCTCAGGGGTTCTTTGATTTGTGGAAACAACAGAAGAAATATGATAATGAAAATGCACTTGCTATGCTTAGTTCAAGATTGGCTGAAATTGATGCTATACCCAATGATCGACAGCGCTGGGTAGAACTTTGTAGAGGAGTTCTAGCAG GTAACATGTTTGATTGTGGAGCCCAGGCTGTTGCTGCCATTTTAGACTGCGGACTTTATGGCGCTTtgcaaaaaatacaaaacagaCCATGGCTTTATGATGGTCTTGATAAATGGCTGGATAAATTAGAG ACCACTGTTCATCGTTGTGCAGCTATATTTGTGGACAACAGTGGTGTAGATATAGTTCTAGGAGTTCTGCCATTTGTGCGCGCATTGATACTGCGAGGCACCTCTGTTATTCTGTGTGCTAATGAGTGGCCAGCTCTCAATGATGTCACTAATGTTGAACTTGAAGACATTGTACAGCAGGCTGCATTAATTTGTCCAGTTATATCAGCTGCACTTGCTATGGGAGATTTAGTTGTAAGATCCAGTGGGCAAAGAGGACCCTGTCTTGATCTCAGGACTATTAATATAG GTCTTTGTACTGAAATGAAGATGCGTGGGGTGGATTTGATTATATTGGAAGGAATGGGAAGAGCTgtacatacaaattttaaaaagATAAATACAAGATTTGCAGTGGATTCACTGAAGTTAGCTGTAGTAAAGAATGCATGGTTGGCACAACGTCTTGGCGGGCCATTGTTCTCtgtgatttttatttatgaagACAAACCAACACAACCATAA